Proteins encoded within one genomic window of bacterium:
- a CDS encoding GxxExxY protein, producing GFQLDCGYRLDLFVENRLILEIKSVDKLLPIHEAQILTYMKLAKVSVGLLINFNVELLKEGIRRFVL from the coding sequence AAGGCTTTCAATTGGATTGCGGATACCGGCTGGATTTGTTTGTTGAGAACAGGTTAATTCTTGAGATAAAATCAGTAGATAAATTATTGCCAATTCATGAAGCACAAATTTTAACCTATATGAAATTGGCCAAGGTGTCAGTCGGCTTGCTGATAAACTTCAATGTCGAGCTTTTAAAGGAAGGGATCAGAAGATTCGTTTTGTAA